The following proteins come from a genomic window of Gimesia chilikensis:
- a CDS encoding bifunctional nuclease family protein, with protein sequence MLVEMELSRIIISEIGDQQVIYLREVEGDRVFPILIGIFEATTIERRVNNEFKPQRPLTHDLLKNTIESLGGTLKDIVITHLEDHTYYAVLRVEQDGELIEIDSRPSDAIALSIHFEPHLPIYVHESVLEQTAK encoded by the coding sequence TTGCTAGTTGAAATGGAGTTATCTCGCATCATTATCAGCGAGATCGGTGACCAGCAGGTGATCTACCTGCGTGAAGTCGAGGGAGACCGGGTCTTTCCGATTCTGATCGGTATTTTTGAGGCGACAACCATCGAGCGTCGTGTCAATAATGAGTTCAAGCCCCAGCGACCTTTGACGCATGATCTGCTCAAGAACACCATCGAATCACTGGGCGGTACTCTGAAAGACATCGTGATCACACACCTGGAAGATCATACCTACTATGCGGTACTCCGCGTCGAACAGGATGGTGAGTTGATTGAAATCGACAGTCGCCCCAGTGATGCGATTGCTTTGTCGATTCATTTCGAGCCTCACCTGCCAATCTACGTTCACGAATCGGTGCTCGAACAGACCGCCAAATAA
- a CDS encoding valine--tRNA ligase codes for MTESLEKHYNPESAQQKWYPFWEEKGYFHAEPNPEKEQHTIMIPLPNVTGALHMGHALNGTLQDLITRWRRMQGYEALWMPGTDHAGIATQAVVERRMKEEENLTRHDIGRDALIERIWKWKDQYEKRILNQLRKLGASCDWERTRFTLDEMCSKAVRRTFLKLFSDGLIYRGKRLVNWDPFLQTAVADDEVFSEDIDGKFWTFQYPVVDSDERISFSTTRPETMLGDTAVCVHPSDERYTHLVGKKVRIPLNGREIPIIADALLADKDLGTGAVKVTPAHDPNDYACGLRNDLEQINILNPDGTMNEAAGEYEGLDRYEVRKKVVEDMDQQGFFIEVEDRKIPVKHSDRSKTPIEPYLSDQWFVKMDTLAQSAIDAVDDGRVRFFPSRYSKTYLDWLKEKRDWCISRQLWWGHRIPIWYCETCTEEELNQAFGDRYDVSFRRDDEDTCWLICSETDLNGDELGAAHQLTQDDDVLDTWFSSALWPHATLGWPEKNPDLDYFYPGSVLVTSRDIITLWVARMVLTGLYNMGDIPFKHVCIHPKILDGFGQTMSKSKGNGVDPMDLIDKYGVDAVRFTISSFAGETQDVRLPVGYEDPETGEVVPQTLEHQTAIPAGGEKPRIKFPKSGKSYQYTSPWFDPDPGEKVARIVSERFEYGRNFCNKLWNACRFAMLNLEGYTPGVVDEDDLTMEDRWILSRLSTVAEEVTTVLGRYQFDVATRAIRDFTWNEFCDWYLEMIKPRLRDETLKPVAQRVLVGVLDNLLRLLQPFVPFVTEELWQRLNEIAPERGLFTPEPAVESVMIAAWPEPPQSWQDSQLEKRFERLQEMIVAVRNIRAVYKISPATPLKLFLRCEAGIADDMQNVASQFDNLAKTLLESAGADVQRPGGSATFSLNEVDGFIALKGIIDLDAELARLQAEAEKLQKHIEGSEKKLANKNFVDRAPADVVEGVKETLAGLQKQLQSVQDSINQLSEQ; via the coding sequence ATGACCGAATCGCTTGAGAAACATTACAATCCTGAGAGTGCACAACAGAAATGGTACCCCTTCTGGGAGGAAAAAGGCTATTTCCATGCCGAGCCCAACCCGGAAAAAGAGCAGCATACCATTATGATTCCCCTGCCGAACGTGACCGGGGCTCTGCACATGGGACACGCGCTCAACGGTACGCTACAGGACCTGATCACCCGCTGGCGGCGGATGCAGGGCTACGAGGCACTCTGGATGCCCGGAACCGACCATGCCGGCATCGCCACCCAGGCAGTGGTCGAACGCCGGATGAAGGAAGAGGAAAACCTGACCCGCCATGACATCGGCCGAGACGCTCTCATCGAACGGATCTGGAAATGGAAAGACCAGTACGAAAAGCGGATCCTGAATCAGCTGCGCAAACTGGGTGCCAGCTGCGACTGGGAACGCACCCGCTTCACACTGGATGAAATGTGTTCCAAAGCTGTCAGACGCACATTTCTGAAGCTCTTTTCGGATGGGCTGATTTATCGCGGCAAGCGGCTCGTGAACTGGGACCCTTTCCTGCAAACAGCAGTAGCAGATGACGAAGTCTTTTCCGAAGACATCGACGGGAAATTCTGGACCTTTCAATACCCGGTGGTAGACAGCGACGAACGGATTTCGTTCTCCACCACACGTCCTGAAACCATGCTGGGAGACACGGCGGTCTGCGTGCATCCCTCCGATGAACGATATACGCACCTGGTTGGAAAGAAAGTCCGCATCCCTCTGAACGGACGTGAAATCCCCATCATCGCCGATGCACTTCTGGCAGATAAAGATCTGGGGACCGGTGCCGTAAAAGTCACACCGGCTCACGACCCGAACGACTATGCCTGCGGTCTGCGGAACGATCTGGAACAGATCAACATCCTCAATCCTGACGGCACAATGAACGAAGCCGCCGGTGAATACGAGGGCCTGGATCGCTATGAGGTCCGTAAAAAAGTTGTTGAAGACATGGACCAGCAGGGCTTCTTCATTGAAGTTGAAGACCGTAAGATTCCAGTCAAGCACAGCGATCGTTCCAAGACTCCAATTGAACCGTACCTCTCCGATCAGTGGTTCGTAAAAATGGATACACTGGCCCAGTCCGCCATTGATGCAGTCGACGATGGACGCGTCCGCTTCTTCCCCAGTCGCTATTCCAAAACGTATCTCGACTGGCTGAAAGAAAAACGGGACTGGTGTATCAGTCGCCAGCTCTGGTGGGGACATCGCATCCCGATCTGGTACTGTGAAACATGCACGGAAGAAGAGCTGAACCAGGCCTTCGGCGATCGTTATGATGTCAGCTTCCGCCGGGATGATGAAGATACCTGCTGGCTGATCTGCTCTGAAACTGATCTGAATGGTGACGAACTGGGTGCTGCCCATCAGCTGACACAGGACGATGACGTACTGGATACCTGGTTCAGCAGTGCCCTCTGGCCACACGCAACCCTGGGCTGGCCCGAAAAAAATCCTGACCTCGATTACTTCTATCCGGGCAGCGTACTGGTTACCAGCCGCGATATCATCACGCTCTGGGTAGCACGCATGGTACTCACCGGCCTGTATAACATGGGCGATATCCCATTCAAGCACGTCTGCATCCATCCAAAAATTCTCGATGGTTTCGGACAGACCATGTCCAAATCCAAAGGTAACGGCGTGGATCCGATGGATCTCATCGACAAATACGGCGTCGATGCCGTTCGGTTTACAATCTCCTCTTTCGCCGGGGAAACACAGGACGTCCGTCTGCCCGTCGGTTATGAGGATCCGGAGACCGGCGAAGTGGTACCGCAAACTCTGGAACACCAGACCGCCATCCCCGCAGGTGGCGAGAAGCCGCGAATCAAGTTCCCCAAGAGTGGTAAGTCGTATCAGTATACGAGCCCCTGGTTTGATCCCGATCCGGGCGAAAAAGTGGCGCGTATTGTCAGTGAACGCTTTGAATACGGCCGCAACTTCTGTAACAAGCTCTGGAATGCCTGCCGGTTCGCGATGCTGAACCTGGAAGGCTATACGCCCGGAGTGGTCGATGAAGACGACCTGACGATGGAAGATCGCTGGATCCTGAGCCGACTGTCGACCGTGGCTGAAGAAGTGACGACCGTTCTGGGACGCTACCAGTTCGATGTCGCGACGCGCGCCATTCGGGATTTCACCTGGAACGAATTCTGTGACTGGTACCTGGAAATGATCAAACCGCGACTGCGGGATGAAACTCTCAAACCGGTCGCTCAACGCGTGCTGGTGGGTGTACTGGACAATCTGCTGCGACTCCTGCAGCCATTTGTGCCCTTCGTTACAGAAGAGCTCTGGCAGCGTCTGAATGAAATTGCTCCCGAGAGGGGACTGTTCACACCAGAACCGGCTGTCGAGAGCGTCATGATAGCTGCCTGGCCCGAACCACCACAGAGCTGGCAGGATTCTCAGCTGGAAAAACGGTTTGAGCGTCTGCAGGAAATGATCGTTGCGGTCCGCAATATTCGGGCAGTTTACAAAATTTCCCCGGCCACTCCTCTGAAACTCTTCCTGCGTTGTGAAGCCGGGATTGCAGATGACATGCAGAACGTAGCCAGCCAGTTCGATAACCTGGCGAAAACACTGCTGGAATCAGCAGGAGCCGACGTGCAGCGACCGGGCGGTTCAGCGACATTCTCCCTCAATGAGGTGGATGGTTTCATTGCCTTGAAAGGCATTATCGATCTGGATGCGGAACTCGCCCGACTGCAAGCCGAAGCAGAAAAACTGCAAAAGCACATTGAAGGCAGCGAAAAGAAACTGGCCAACAAGAACTTTGTCGATCGCGCCCCTGCCGATGTTGTGGAAGGGGTTAAAGAAACGCTGGCCGGACTGCAGAAACAGTTACAGAGTGTCCAGGACTCCATTAATCAACTGAGCGAGCAGTAA
- the cimA gene encoding citramalate synthase, whose product MARIQMYDTTLRDGSQGEGVNFSLEDKLQITAKLDEMGFDYIEGGYPLSNPKDTEYFQRVAEMDLKHAKVTAFGMTRRKEIEAKDDVGMQALRDSQAPVVTIVGKTWDLHVTEVLRVSLEENLAMISDSVGFIKSCGREVMYDAEHFFDGFRANPGYALKTIKAAADAGADVIIPCDTNGGSLPEVITKYVDLVRSEIDVPLGIHCHNDCDLAVANSLAAIEHGVVQVQGTINGLGERCGNADLISVIANLVTKKEGYSVLLDNNLHNLTELSRYVYELANMNFRSSQPFVGSSAFAHKGGMHVHAVNRLARSYEHIEPEVVGNERKVLVSELSGRSNIVAKTTKFQLDNDPELLTRILEKVQDLENEGYQFEAAEASFDLLVKKVAGTFKPHFEKVHYRVNVESDNSHEPLTEATIKLTVNDQQEHVVGEGDGPVNALDTALRKALCPFYPALEKMHLVDYKVRVINSAEGTAASVRVVIESRDDQHVWSSIGVSENVIEASWLALADSFEYKLYKDEGTFLD is encoded by the coding sequence ATGGCCCGAATTCAGATGTACGATACCACTTTGCGGGATGGCAGCCAGGGAGAAGGCGTGAACTTCTCATTGGAGGATAAGCTGCAGATTACCGCAAAGCTCGACGAAATGGGCTTCGACTACATCGAAGGGGGCTACCCCCTCTCCAACCCCAAGGATACCGAATATTTCCAGCGGGTTGCGGAAATGGACCTCAAGCACGCCAAAGTGACGGCGTTCGGCATGACCCGCCGCAAGGAAATTGAAGCCAAAGACGATGTCGGCATGCAGGCCCTGCGCGACTCCCAGGCCCCCGTGGTTACCATCGTAGGCAAAACCTGGGACCTGCACGTTACCGAAGTGCTCCGGGTCTCTCTCGAAGAGAACCTGGCGATGATCTCTGACTCTGTGGGATTCATCAAATCCTGCGGACGGGAAGTCATGTATGACGCAGAGCATTTCTTCGATGGTTTTCGTGCCAATCCCGGATACGCCTTGAAAACAATCAAGGCAGCCGCAGATGCCGGCGCTGATGTGATCATCCCTTGTGACACCAATGGCGGCAGTCTACCGGAAGTCATCACCAAATATGTCGACCTTGTCCGCTCAGAAATCGATGTACCGCTGGGCATCCACTGTCATAACGACTGCGATCTGGCTGTTGCCAATTCACTGGCCGCCATCGAACACGGCGTTGTGCAGGTTCAGGGAACAATCAACGGCCTGGGCGAACGTTGTGGCAATGCGGATCTGATCAGCGTGATTGCCAACCTGGTAACCAAGAAAGAGGGCTACTCGGTTCTGCTGGATAACAACCTGCATAATCTGACCGAGCTGTCCCGCTATGTCTACGAGCTGGCCAATATGAACTTTCGCTCGAGCCAGCCTTTTGTCGGCAGCAGTGCTTTTGCCCACAAAGGTGGCATGCACGTACACGCCGTAAATCGGCTCGCCCGCAGCTATGAGCATATCGAGCCAGAGGTTGTCGGGAATGAGCGGAAGGTACTCGTCAGTGAGCTTTCAGGGCGTTCGAACATCGTGGCCAAGACCACCAAGTTCCAACTCGACAACGATCCGGAACTGCTCACCCGGATCCTGGAAAAAGTCCAGGACCTGGAAAACGAAGGGTATCAGTTTGAAGCAGCGGAAGCCTCGTTTGACCTGCTGGTCAAGAAGGTCGCCGGTACTTTTAAACCACACTTTGAAAAGGTCCACTACCGCGTAAACGTCGAATCAGACAACTCCCACGAACCGCTGACCGAAGCGACCATCAAGTTGACTGTCAACGATCAGCAGGAGCATGTGGTCGGCGAAGGCGATGGTCCCGTGAACGCACTGGATACCGCCTTGCGGAAGGCCCTCTGCCCCTTCTACCCTGCCCTGGAGAAAATGCATCTGGTCGACTACAAGGTCCGCGTCATCAACTCAGCTGAAGGAACTGCCGCCAGTGTGCGTGTGGTCATCGAGAGTCGAGACGATCAGCATGTCTGGAGCAGTATCGGCGTCAGTGAGAATGTAATCGAGGCGAGCTGGCTCGCGCTGGCTGACAGTTTCGAATACAAGCTCTACAAAGACGAAGGAACTTTTTTGGATTAG
- a CDS encoding DNA translocase FtsK, with amino-acid sequence MIDVQRFKTDLIALGLLAATVFLGLSLFSYDPADPPAQLVYPVREVAQNLCGATGAHIAHLLRSGFGLGAWGIFLALVVVDMRMFSRQETSGVMVELFGLALILVSLCIGSQILLGTNNATPLIGSGGYIGALGYSLLNAKFSLAGSLILLASMFAAGLLLTADTLPVRILFACLAFPFKAFSRESSEVDENAEVAEEEEEEYEEEEEIVAEDEEEYEEEEEPAPAPKAKKLKKRKPIKVNPPAGLRLTRQTQPIEQKKNSSYELPGLDLLEEAENFPFELLAKKAEEAAEILENTFADFGLDIQVSEIDTGPVLTLFELDLKPGLRVAKVTALANDLAVALRVPSVRVVPSIPGKNTVGVEVPNDKQVMVRLRELIESCADDADKNRIPLFMGKDVSGRPLTADLAKLPHLLIAGRTGTGKSVCLNTLILSLLMTRTPNEVKMLMIDPKMVELSGYKRIPHLMHPVITDMKKAEAVLAWAVDKMEERYDLLARCGSRNIESFNKLGKARVLELADIDPDSEEAQQMPEKMPSIVIVADEIADMMMTSGKDVEAHIIRLAQKSRAVGIHLVLATQKPTVDVITGLIKSNLPARVSFQVASRGDSRVVLDENGADALLGNGDMLYLAPGTSKLTRAQGAYVSDEEIERVIDFFSDMEPEYSPELAQITSANSKKNGGGDSDRKEDSLYNEAVEVVIREGRGSVSLLQRALGVGYGRGARLIDYMAEDGIVGEYNGSQAREVLYTIDEWEAMKSSDFDDGYGEEEYEEEFV; translated from the coding sequence ATGATCGACGTTCAACGGTTCAAAACAGATCTGATAGCGCTGGGGTTACTGGCGGCAACAGTCTTTCTCGGACTGAGCCTGTTCAGTTACGATCCCGCTGATCCCCCTGCGCAACTGGTCTACCCTGTCCGTGAAGTTGCACAAAATCTATGTGGTGCCACGGGAGCACATATCGCCCATCTGCTCCGCTCTGGCTTCGGTCTTGGTGCCTGGGGAATCTTTCTGGCTCTGGTCGTCGTTGATATGCGAATGTTCTCCCGCCAGGAGACATCGGGAGTTATGGTCGAACTGTTCGGTCTGGCTCTGATTCTCGTTTCACTCTGTATTGGTAGCCAGATCCTGCTTGGAACAAATAACGCTACGCCTCTCATTGGCAGTGGTGGTTATATCGGCGCACTCGGCTATTCACTTCTGAATGCCAAATTCTCTCTCGCGGGTTCTTTAATCCTGCTCGCATCCATGTTCGCAGCCGGTCTGTTACTGACCGCCGACACACTTCCCGTTCGTATCCTGTTTGCCTGCCTGGCATTCCCTTTCAAAGCTTTCAGCCGCGAATCATCTGAAGTCGATGAAAACGCCGAAGTAGCTGAAGAAGAAGAGGAAGAATACGAAGAGGAAGAGGAAATCGTCGCAGAAGACGAAGAAGAGTATGAGGAAGAAGAGGAACCAGCACCAGCTCCTAAAGCTAAGAAACTGAAAAAGCGGAAGCCGATCAAAGTCAATCCACCTGCCGGCCTGCGACTGACCCGTCAGACGCAACCGATCGAGCAAAAAAAAAACAGCTCGTATGAGCTGCCCGGGTTAGATCTGCTGGAAGAAGCAGAGAACTTTCCTTTCGAACTGCTGGCTAAAAAAGCAGAAGAAGCAGCCGAGATTCTGGAAAATACCTTCGCTGACTTCGGACTCGATATCCAGGTCTCTGAAATCGATACCGGACCGGTACTCACTCTGTTCGAACTGGATCTGAAACCTGGTTTGCGAGTTGCCAAAGTCACCGCACTGGCCAACGATCTGGCTGTCGCCCTGCGTGTACCTTCCGTGCGGGTTGTGCCTTCAATTCCCGGTAAAAATACCGTTGGTGTGGAAGTTCCGAATGACAAACAGGTCATGGTGCGTCTGCGTGAACTTATTGAATCCTGTGCGGATGATGCAGACAAAAACCGGATTCCGCTCTTCATGGGTAAAGACGTCAGCGGTCGTCCACTTACCGCAGACCTCGCCAAGTTGCCTCACCTGCTGATTGCAGGACGAACCGGTACTGGTAAGAGTGTCTGCCTTAACACATTGATTCTCTCACTGCTGATGACACGGACTCCCAACGAAGTCAAAATGCTGATGATCGACCCCAAAATGGTGGAACTCAGCGGTTATAAACGGATTCCTCACCTGATGCATCCGGTCATCACTGATATGAAAAAAGCAGAAGCCGTTCTGGCCTGGGCCGTCGACAAAATGGAAGAGCGTTATGATCTGCTCGCCCGTTGTGGCTCCCGGAACATCGAAAGCTTCAACAAGCTCGGTAAGGCAAGAGTACTGGAACTGGCTGACATCGATCCCGATTCAGAAGAAGCCCAGCAGATGCCCGAAAAAATGCCGTCGATCGTGATTGTGGCAGATGAAATTGCCGACATGATGATGACTTCTGGCAAAGATGTGGAAGCACACATTATCCGTCTGGCTCAGAAATCGCGTGCGGTCGGAATTCACCTGGTTCTCGCCACACAGAAACCAACGGTTGACGTCATCACCGGTCTGATCAAATCCAACCTGCCTGCCCGCGTTTCATTCCAGGTAGCCAGCCGTGGTGACAGCCGCGTGGTTCTGGATGAAAACGGTGCCGATGCCCTGCTCGGAAACGGGGACATGCTCTATCTGGCTCCGGGAACCAGTAAACTGACCCGTGCTCAGGGAGCCTACGTCAGCGATGAAGAAATCGAACGCGTGATCGACTTCTTCAGCGATATGGAACCCGAATACAGCCCCGAACTGGCTCAGATCACCTCTGCCAACTCCAAGAAGAACGGTGGCGGCGATTCGGACCGCAAGGAAGACAGCCTCTACAACGAAGCAGTCGAAGTCGTCATCCGCGAAGGTCGTGGTTCGGTTTCTCTGCTGCAGCGGGCTCTGGGAGTCGGCTATGGTCGGGGTGCCCGCCTGATCGACTACATGGCAGAAGACGGAATCGTGGGTGAGTATAACGGCTCCCAGGCACGTGAAGTCCTGTACACAATCGATGAGTGGGAAGCCATGAAATCCAGTGATTTCGACGATGGCTACGGCGAAGAAGAATACGAAGAAGAATTCGTCTAA
- a CDS encoding phosphopantothenoylcysteine decarboxylase, with translation MRILITAGPTREYLDDVRYLSNASSGQMGYELARAALEAGHEVALVSGPVTIPAPEGCELYQVETTDEMYSQCEQLFKDCDGVIGTAAVCDYRIKARKPGKIAKTGEAITLELVETIDVLAELGTQKGDRWVMGFALESQDARFNAVRKLYSKKCDAIVLNGVSAIGSTDNFVEVIDQSQETVATYSGPKARVARELIAWIQAHIARG, from the coding sequence ATGCGAATTCTCATCACAGCAGGTCCTACTCGCGAATATCTGGACGACGTCCGCTATCTTTCGAATGCCAGCAGCGGACAGATGGGATACGAACTGGCCCGGGCTGCCTTGGAGGCAGGTCATGAAGTCGCCCTGGTTTCAGGACCGGTCACCATCCCCGCACCCGAAGGCTGTGAGCTGTATCAGGTCGAGACAACCGATGAGATGTACTCCCAGTGCGAACAACTCTTCAAAGACTGTGATGGTGTGATCGGCACCGCCGCGGTCTGCGACTATCGTATCAAAGCCCGCAAACCCGGAAAAATCGCCAAAACCGGAGAAGCAATCACGCTGGAACTGGTAGAAACCATTGATGTTCTTGCTGAACTGGGGACTCAAAAAGGAGATCGCTGGGTGATGGGCTTTGCCCTGGAATCACAGGACGCCCGATTCAACGCGGTCCGTAAACTCTACAGCAAGAAATGTGATGCGATCGTCCTGAACGGCGTGAGCGCAATCGGCTCTACAGACAACTTTGTGGAAGTCATCGATCAAAGCCAGGAGACCGTCGCCACCTATTCCGGCCCCAAAGCGAGGGTCGCCCGCGAACTTATCGCCTGGATCCAGGCACACATCGCGCGAGGCTGA
- the coaBC gene encoding bifunctional phosphopantothenoylcysteine decarboxylase/phosphopantothenate--cysteine ligase CoaBC: MQGREILIGVSGGIAAYKTADLTSKLVQKGAAVSVVMTQAAQKFIGPTTFEALTGRPVYQGSFTPQEHFQGEHIGLARRAELFVIAPATANVIAQIAHGFADDLLSTLTLTCTAPILLAPAMNADMWAKPSVQRNLAQLREDGIQIVDPGEGWLSCGIVGKGRMAEPADILKQIEEILG; the protein is encoded by the coding sequence ATGCAGGGGCGGGAAATTCTTATTGGTGTCTCGGGAGGGATCGCCGCTTACAAAACGGCCGATCTCACCAGTAAACTGGTCCAGAAAGGGGCCGCCGTCAGTGTTGTCATGACACAGGCGGCCCAGAAGTTTATTGGTCCCACCACGTTTGAAGCACTCACAGGACGCCCTGTTTACCAGGGCAGCTTTACGCCTCAGGAGCATTTTCAGGGCGAGCACATCGGTCTGGCCCGACGGGCCGAACTGTTTGTAATCGCCCCTGCGACTGCCAATGTCATCGCACAAATTGCGCATGGTTTCGCCGACGATCTGCTCTCCACTTTGACCCTCACCTGCACTGCCCCCATTCTGCTGGCCCCCGCGATGAATGCCGATATGTGGGCCAAGCCTTCCGTACAACGGAATTTAGCCCAGCTCCGAGAAGACGGAATCCAGATTGTCGACCCCGGCGAAGGCTGGCTGAGTTGTGGGATCGTCGGCAAAGGACGCATGGCAGAGCCCGCGGATATCTTAAAACAGATAGAGGAAATACTCGGCTGA
- a CDS encoding DNA-directed RNA polymerase subunit omega, with the protein MLEEFKEEEIVNKVGGRFKLSSLIQKRIVALNRGARPLVEMQTKNHMEIVVKEIMEDKIYLDQSGEVAINDDGSPLEELEYDDAGPTLEDLV; encoded by the coding sequence ATGCTGGAAGAATTTAAAGAAGAAGAAATCGTCAACAAAGTCGGCGGTCGTTTCAAACTGTCTTCATTGATTCAAAAACGGATTGTAGCCCTCAATCGGGGTGCACGTCCCCTGGTGGAAATGCAGACCAAGAACCACATGGAAATCGTGGTTAAAGAAATCATGGAAGATAAAATCTACCTCGACCAGTCAGGCGAAGTCGCTATCAACGATGATGGCAGCCCACTCGAAGAACTCGAGTACGACGACGCTGGCCCGACTCTCGAAGATCTGGTCTAA
- the gmk gene encoding guanylate kinase — MSASSDNLHPDTPIVVLSGPTASGKTTIVNRLMQESPVKLIKAISATTRPRRKGEVDGEDYYFLTQEEFEERQKNDEFLECEQVHGLGYWYGTLKSEVARAEQEGGWPFLEIDVQGTLKLKEQFPQTITLFVRTSSDEEYEKRIRSRGTESEEVIEKRLETIRKELELAEHYNHVIINDELDRAVAEIGTILKQREQELNAGRI; from the coding sequence GTGTCCGCATCCTCTGACAATCTTCATCCAGATACACCGATCGTGGTCCTTTCCGGCCCCACAGCCAGTGGCAAAACCACGATCGTGAACCGGTTGATGCAGGAGTCTCCAGTCAAACTGATCAAGGCAATCTCCGCCACGACCCGCCCCCGCCGCAAAGGGGAAGTTGACGGCGAAGACTACTATTTCCTGACTCAGGAAGAGTTCGAAGAACGTCAGAAAAATGACGAATTCCTCGAATGTGAGCAGGTACATGGGTTGGGATACTGGTACGGAACGTTAAAATCAGAGGTAGCTCGCGCCGAACAGGAAGGGGGCTGGCCTTTTCTGGAAATCGATGTTCAGGGCACACTGAAGCTTAAAGAGCAGTTTCCGCAGACGATCACACTCTTTGTCAGAACCTCCTCCGATGAAGAATACGAAAAACGCATCCGGAGTCGAGGCACCGAGTCGGAAGAAGTCATCGAAAAACGGCTGGAGACCATCCGCAAGGAACTCGAACTGGCCGAACACTATAATCATGTCATTATCAATGACGAACTGGATCGAGCCGTTGCTGAAATCGGCACCATCCTGAAACAACGGGAGCAAGAACTTAATGCTGGAAGAATTTAA
- a CDS encoding YicC/YloC family endoribonuclease, giving the protein MLLGMTGFGSSTAENDRLSVQAEIRTVNNRYLKISTRYPDFYAKLGSQIEKLLRSAITRGTVNLTLRIDHLNRKSVYLLDDQVVQQYWEQLKKLTEECHLPLPDSLDRLLTLPGAVIDNDSRTHTPESDWPLIEEAIKGALIELTEFRQKEGESAQADLQSSNKTIGEQLETVKQKAPQVVTSYRDRLHQRLTDLLKDQEVELDPDSMIREVSLFADRCDINEEISRLTCHLEQFDTILNSDTSQGKKLEFLVQEMFREINTIGSKANDVEISHAVIEMKLAVEKIRENVQNVE; this is encoded by the coding sequence GTGCTGCTGGGCATGACTGGTTTTGGAAGTTCGACCGCCGAAAATGACCGCCTGTCGGTCCAGGCTGAAATACGAACTGTCAATAATCGATACCTGAAAATTTCGACCCGCTACCCCGACTTCTATGCCAAGCTGGGCAGCCAGATCGAAAAACTGTTACGCAGTGCCATTACGCGAGGCACTGTGAATCTGACGTTGCGAATCGATCACCTGAACCGTAAAAGCGTCTATCTGCTCGACGATCAGGTAGTCCAGCAGTACTGGGAGCAGCTCAAAAAGCTGACAGAGGAATGCCATCTTCCCCTGCCAGACAGTCTCGACAGACTACTCACTCTGCCTGGCGCCGTAATCGATAATGATTCACGTACACACACTCCCGAATCGGACTGGCCCCTGATCGAAGAGGCCATCAAAGGGGCTCTTATCGAACTGACCGAGTTTCGTCAGAAAGAAGGTGAATCTGCCCAGGCAGACCTGCAGTCCAGCAACAAGACGATCGGCGAACAACTGGAAACGGTCAAACAGAAAGCGCCTCAGGTCGTCACCAGCTATCGCGACCGCCTGCATCAGCGATTGACCGATTTACTCAAAGATCAGGAAGTCGAACTGGATCCGGACAGCATGATCCGGGAAGTAAGCCTGTTTGCCGACCGCTGTGATATCAACGAAGAGATCAGCCGACTCACCTGCCACCTGGAGCAATTTGACACCATTCTGAACAGTGATACCTCGCAAGGGAAAAAACTCGAGTTTCTGGTTCAGGAAATGTTTCGCGAAATCAATACGATCGGCTCCAAAGCCAATGATGTGGAAATTTCACACGCTGTGATCGAGATGAAACTGGCCGTTGAAAAAATCAGAGAAAACGTCCAGAACGTAGAATAA